One Colius striatus isolate bColStr4 chromosome 7, bColStr4.1.hap1, whole genome shotgun sequence DNA segment encodes these proteins:
- the AEN gene encoding apoptosis-enhancing nuclease gives MPPGKGQMASLLPSTKVPVPTPPGSHGGPTSKKKSRKHQRFMERRALLEQKGLLSPRRHRGSQATTTRPEAPSTLTKADGSMALRCRKAPKSKQVISSSLSPSSSPDSIARHHSMLLSQGKGGSKGIRTASPLLRPGKYVAIDCEMVGTGPQGRLSELARCSVVSYEGDVIYDKYVQPELPIVDYRTRWSGITRRHMESAIPFKTAQAEILKILKDKIVVGHAIHHDFQALKYFHPKDRTRDTSRIPMLNQRAGLPSRACVSLKSLAGHLLHKKIQVGCKGHSSVEDAQTAMELYRLVEVQWETELARSLPSRPPSPDTDPSADSNQYMDDQYWPTDLMASSL, from the exons ATGCCTCCTGGCAAGGGGCAGATGGCCTCACTGCTGCCCAGCACGAAGGTCCCCGTGCCCACCCCACCCGGCTCTCATGGCGGTCCCACCAGCAAGAAGAAGAGCCGTAAGCACCAGCGGTTCATGGAGCGCCGGGCGCTGCTGGAGCAGAAGGGGCTGCTGAGCCCCCGCAGGCACCGGGGCAGCCAGGCCACCACGACGAGGCCAGAGGCACCCAGCACGCTTACCAAGGCTGATGGTAGCATGGCTCTGCGCTGCAGGAAGGCCCCCAAGTCCAAACAGGTCATCTCctcatccctgtccccatccagCTCTCCAGACAGCATAGCCAGGCACCACTCCATGCTGCTGTCCCAGGGGAAGGGCGGCTCCAAGGGGATACGGACAGCCTCCCCGCTTCTGCGCCCGGGCAAGTACGTGGCCATTGACTGCGAGATGGTGGGCACCGGCCCTCAGGGCAGGCTGAGCGAGCTGGCACGGTGCTCCGTGGTCAGCTACGAGGGGGACGTCATCTACGACAAGTACGTCCAGCCTGAGCTCCCCATCGTGGACTATCGCACGCGCTGGAGCGGCATCACCAGGCGGCACATGGAGAGCGCGATTCCCTTCAAGACTGCCCAGGCAGAG ATCCTGAAGATCTTGAAAGACAAGATTGTGGTAGGACACGCCATCCACCACGACTTCCAAGCCCTGAAGTACTTTCATCCAAAGGACAGGACCCGTGACACCAGCCGGATCCCCATGCTGAACCAGagggcagggctgcccagcaggGCCTGCGTCTCGCTCAAGAGCTTGGCTGGGCACCTGCTccacaaaaagatccag GTCGGCTGCAAAGGGCACTCGTCGGTGGAGGATGCTCAGACAGCCATGGAGCTGTACAGACTGGTGGAGGTGCAGTGGGAGACAGAGCTGGCCCGTAGCCTGCCTTCCCGGCCCCCCAGCCCCGACACAGACCCCAGTGCAGACAGCAACCAGTACATGGATGACCAGTACTGGCCCACAGACCTGATGGCAAGCAGCCTCTGA